DNA from Luteolibacter yonseiensis:
GAAGTCCATGCGCGTGAGCGCGTTGCTCACCGGCGAGAGTGTGGCGGGAGCCTACCAGTTCACCATCACTCCCGGCGTGGAAACCGTGGTGGAGGTGACGGCGGAACTCACGCTTCGCAGGCCGGTCGCGCAACTCGGTCTGGCTCCCTTTTCGTCGATGTATTGGTTTGGCGAGGGGACCCACCCGAAGCCGCTGGATTTCCGCCCGGAGGTCCACGACAATGACGGATTGCTGATGGAACTCGGCAGCGGCAACCTCCACTACCGCCCGCTGGAAACAACCAAGGACCAGTTCCGCCACTGCGTCTTCACCATGGAGAAGCCGCGCTCCTGGTCACTGCTGCAGCGGGATCGGTCGTTCGCCTCCTATCAGGACCCGGAGGCGCTTTACCACAACCGCCCGAGCGTGAGGGTCGAGCCGGTCGAGGGATTCGATTTCGGCAAACTCCACCTCATTGAAATGCCGACCAAGGACGAGACGGACGACAACGTGATCCTTCTGTGGGAGCCCACCCCCGGACTTGAAGTCGGCAAGCCCTACAAATTCCATTACCGCCTGCGCTGGATGCGTGATCCCAAGCCATCGGGAATCTTCACCGTCCGCGCGACCCGCCACGGCACGCCGGTTCAAAAGCCGGATCAGGTGCTGATGGCCATCGATTTCGCAAAACCGCTCAACCCCGAACTCAAGGTGGGTGATCCGAAATGGGATGACATTTCCAAGCTGAAGCCCGTCGTGACCATCAATCAAAAATCCGTGAAACTCCTGCACGTCGGCCTCTCCGACCTCAGCATGCCGAACGTGGACGATCTTCCCGCCGGTCTCGGCCGGAGCGACAAGCTCCACATGCCGCAGGTGCTGCGCGCGTTTTTCGTCTGCGAACCACCCAAGGACCTGGCGGACATGGACATGACATGCGAGCTCCAGGACGAGACCGGCAAGTGCGTGTCCGAGCGGTGGGTGTATCTGTGGAAGAAGTGAGCCGGTGTTTGAGGAACAGTTTGTTTTGGTTAAATAATCATAATTAGAATAATTCTTGATATTGATCGCGACGGTCCTACTTTGCCGCCGCGATGGTCAACCCAAACCCCGAATTTTCTGCCGAAAC
Protein-coding regions in this window:
- a CDS encoding glucan biosynthesis protein, whose amino-acid sequence is MHLPRRFSLLGCAVLVSTVGLAAAEDFSFDTLRAKARKMAAEPYAAPKLELADFWKKLTYDQHRDIRFKMESGLWAEEKEPFSIDFFHPGWTAKKMVTIHEVVDGKAGPLVFDQKLFDYGKQKIPAGTPSPQGYAGWRARTHLNTADYMDEFLVFMGASYFRAIPKDAPYGLSARGLSINSGLPGVPEEFPDFSEFYLEKPAMDSKSMRVSALLTGESVAGAYQFTITPGVETVVEVTAELTLRRPVAQLGLAPFSSMYWFGEGTHPKPLDFRPEVHDNDGLLMELGSGNLHYRPLETTKDQFRHCVFTMEKPRSWSLLQRDRSFASYQDPEALYHNRPSVRVEPVEGFDFGKLHLIEMPTKDETDDNVILLWEPTPGLEVGKPYKFHYRLRWMRDPKPSGIFTVRATRHGTPVQKPDQVLMAIDFAKPLNPELKVGDPKWDDISKLKPVVTINQKSVKLLHVGLSDLSMPNVDDLPAGLGRSDKLHMPQVLRAFFVCEPPKDLADMDMTCELQDETGKCVSERWVYLWKK